From a single Cytophagales bacterium WSM2-2 genomic region:
- a CDS encoding RNA polymerase sigma factor has protein sequence MDPELEFDLILKSIAGDAQAFRQLVETHQGLAYSIAYRFTRDENESEDIVQEAFVKLWKNLSKYNSDYRLKTWLGKIVTNLCLDHLKSGRVRKVKSESNFSEEVKNVPASNGSELETEELKAIVFQLAEKLTEKQKAVFILRDLEMFTPEEVCETLQMSAGNMKSNLYYARLKIKEGLQKFYKT, from the coding sequence ATGGACCCCGAATTGGAGTTTGACCTGATCCTAAAATCAATTGCTGGTGACGCGCAGGCGTTCCGTCAATTAGTGGAGACGCACCAGGGATTGGCGTACTCCATCGCATACAGGTTCACAAGGGATGAAAACGAATCGGAAGACATAGTTCAGGAGGCGTTTGTGAAATTGTGGAAAAATCTTTCGAAGTATAATTCAGATTACAGACTCAAAACGTGGCTGGGCAAAATCGTAACCAATCTTTGCCTCGACCACTTAAAATCAGGAAGAGTCAGAAAAGTGAAGAGCGAAAGTAATTTTTCGGAGGAAGTTAAAAATGTACCCGCATCTAACGGAAGCGAACTCGAGACCGAAGAGCTTAAAGCGATCGTTTTTCAATTGGCAGAGAAGTTAACCGAAAAGCAGAAAGCGGTTTTTATACTTCGCGATCTCGAGATGTTCACTCCCGAGGAAGTATGTGAAACATTACAAATGTCGGCAGGGAATATGAAAAGCAATTTGTACTACGCACGATTGAAAATAAAAGAGGGCCTGCAAAAGTTCTATAAAACCTGA